A window of Ipomoea triloba cultivar NCNSP0323 chromosome 2, ASM357664v1 contains these coding sequences:
- the LOC116011405 gene encoding glutamate receptor 2.8-like, protein MKLFLVLIFCFHFLHYPLFCTAQKELQVGVILDSDSMVGKIGSNFLSIALSDFYSVHSNYSTRLILHFRDSKEQTLNAASSGLELLKDVKVDAIIGPQKSAQANFLMDLGDKAKVPVISFSATSPSLRPRSPYFIQTGLSDDAQAGAIAAIVESFKWSQVVLIFEDSEFGHGIVPYLSNAFQEINVRISYKSLIPVSASSDFLLKELYKMMTMQTRVFVVQTNPDLGAKLFLKAKEIGMMNEGYAWIITQTLMDVMYMMDSNVVEAMQGVLGVKPLIPKTRRLDSFEMRLKSKLLKDETKTLDHPDFRQADLSVFGLWAYDTLWALAEAAEKVGRGREGKEVLDKRIADSSSDPFSVGISESGPELLQAILGTRFEGISGKFQLADGKREASSFQILNVVGNGEREVAIWTPSQGINLKKNGTNFYSSSREIFKSTVIWPGGSSAVPRGWEVPVAGKKLRIGVPVKSGFTDFVRVERDKELNKTQVSGYYIDVFNSVMSALQYAVRYEFVPFEKPDGSSAGTYNDLVYEVFLQNFDAAVGDVSITANRSKYADFTLPFAEGGVLGIVPIAYEDVDNIWTFLKPLTKELWLTSIVFFIFTGMAVWILEHRVSSAFRGPPSQHVGMILYFPFSTLVFAHRERIMSNLARLVVVVWMFVVLILNSTYTASLSSSLTVQRLKPAVKDVNQLIKNGDFVGCQEGSFLTDLLKEKGFQESKIKTYKNAEDVHDALSSGSKKGGISAFFDVAPHCKLFLSKYCSKYTIGPTYRTDGFAFVFPRGSPLVADVSRAVIQLTENGKILEIGNQGLINDAACTGPGSRLGSTSVTLQCFSGLFAITGGITGSCILVFLVSYVYQNKTCLQTILDSKTTVWSKIVAICRHFDQRDTSADPKEKIPDVEGGEVSSSSHISEVHELSRFSSNSMPLNMEEQNSANVRMGLNLGSVARHASI, encoded by the exons atgaaactgttCTTGGTCCTCATATTTTGCTTCCATTTCCTGCATTATCCACTCTTCTGCACTGCTCAAAAGGAACTCCAGGTTGGGGTGATTCTTGATTCAGATTCAATGGTAGGAAAAATAGGGAGTAACTTCCTGTCAATTGCACTTTCTGATTTCTACTCAGTTCATTCCAACTACTCAACCAGGTTGATCCTCCATTTTAGAGACTCAAAAGAACAAACTCTCAATGCTGCGTCTTCTG GTCTGGAGTTACTGAAAGATGTAAAGGTTGATGCAATAATTGGACCTCAAAAATCTGCACAAGCAAACTTTTTGATGGATCTTGGAGACAAAGCAAAAGTCCCTGTAATCTCTTTCTCTGCAACCAGTCCTTCCCTTCGCCCTCGCTCCCCTTACTTCATTCAAACAGGCCTAAGTGATGATGCTCAGGCTGGGGCCATTGCAGCCATAGTGGAATCATTCAAGTGGAGTCAGGTTGTTCTTATATTTGAAGACTCTGAGTTTGGCCATGGCATTGTTCCTTACTTGTCTAATGCATTCCAAGAAATAAATGTTCGCATCTCCTACAAGAGCCTAATTCCTGTTTCGGCATCATCTGATTTTTTGCTCAAAGAACTGTACAAGATGATGACAATGCAGACAAGGGTGTTTGTGGTGCAAACAAATCCTGATCTTGGAGCCAAGCTTTTTCTGAAAGCCAAGGAAATTGGGATGATGAATGAGGGATATGCTTGGATAATTACGCAAACACTGATGGATGTAATGTATATGATGGACTCGAATGTTGTAGAAGCAATGCAAGGGGTCTTGGGGGTAAAGCCTTTGATTCCCAAGACTAGAAGACTTGACTCATTTGAAATGAGGTTGAAAAGCAAACTACTCAAAGATGAGACTAAAACACTTGATCATCCAGACTTTAGACAGGCTGATTTGAGTGTTTTCGGGCTGTGGGCATATGACACTTTATGGGCATTAGCTGAGGCTGCAGAGAAAGTAGGAAGAGGAAGAGAGGGTAAAGAAGTTCTAGACAAGAGAATTGCAGACAGTTCATCAGATCCATTTTCTGTTGGAATCTCAGAATCAGGTCCCGAGCTTCTGCAAGCAATATTGGGCACAAGATTTGAAGGGATTTCTGGGAAGTTTCAGCTTGCTGATGGAAAAAGAGAAGCATCGTCGTTTCAAATACTTAATGTGGTTGGAAATGGGGAGAGAGAGGTGGCAATCTGGACACCTTCACAAGGAATCAATTTGAAAAAGAATGGCACTAACTTTTATTCTTCATCAAGAGAAATCTTCAAGAGTACTGTTATATGGCCAGGAGGGTCAAGTGCTGTTCCCAGAGGATGGGAAGTCCCAGTTGCAGGCAAGAAGCTAAGAATTGGAGTGCCAGTGAAGTCTGGTTTTACAGACTTTGTGAGAGTGGAAAGGGACAAGGAACTCAACAAAACCCAAGTTAGCGGATACTACATTGATGTCTTCAATTCTGTCATGTCAGCGTTGCAATATGCTGTTCGCTATGAGTTCGTTCCCTTTGAGAAACCTGATGGCTCAAGTGCAGGAACATACAATGATCTAGTATATGAAGTTTTCCTTCAG AACTTTGATGCTGCAGTTGGGGATGTATCGATCACAGCCAACCGTTCAAAGTATGCAGACTTCACACTGCCCTTTGCAGAAGGAGGGGTGTTGGGAATAGTCCCAATAGCATATGAGGATGTGGACAACATATGGACCTTTTTGAAGCCTCTGACCAAAGAACTTTGGCTAACCAGCATAGTGTTCTTCATTTTCACTGGCATGGCTGTCTGGATTCTTGAACATAGGGTTAGCTCTGCTTTCCGAGGTCCTCCTTCTCAACATGTTGGAATGATCCTTTACTTTCCATTCTCGACACTAGTATTTGCGCATA GAGAGAGAATCATGAGTAATTTGGCACGGCTTGTTGTGGTGGTTTGGATGTTTGTTGTGCTCATTCTGAACTCAACTTATACAGCCAGCTTGTCATCAAGTTTAACAGTACAACGTCTTAAACCAGCCGTCAAAGATGTGAACCAGCTAATCAAGAATGGAGACTTTGTTGGCTGTCAAGAAGGCTCCTTCCTTACAGACCTCTTGAAGGAAAAAGGATTTCAAGAATCCAAGATCAAGACATATAAAAATGCAGAAGATGTGCATGATGCATTGTCTAGTGGAAGCAAAAAAGGCGGGATATCAGCGTTTTTTGATGTGGCTCCTCATTGCAAGCTCTTCCTATCCAAATACTGCAGCAAATACACCATTGGGCCTACTTACCGCACTGATGGATTCGCTTTT gTTTTCCCTAGAGGGTCTCCACTAGTTGCAGATGTATCAAGGGCAGTGATTCAGCTGACAGAAAATGGAAAGATTTTGGAGATTGGGAATCAAGGTCTCATAAATGATGCAGCATGTACAGGCCCGGGCAGCAGGCTGGGCTCAACAAGTGTGACATTACAGTGTTTCAGTGGACTTTTTGCCATCACTGGGGGCATAACAGGATCCTGCATCCTAGTTTTCCTAGTCAGCTATGTATACCAGAACAAAACATGTCTGCAGAcaatcttggattctaaaactACTGTTTGGTCAAAGATTGTAGCAATATGCAGACATTTTGATCAAAGAGACACCTCTGCTGATCCCAAAGAGAAAATCCCAGATGTAGAAGGTGGTGAAGTTAGTTCTTCATCACATATCAGTGAAGTGCATGAGCTATCAAGATTTTCTTCTAATTCCATGCCCTTGAATATGGAAGAACAGAACAGTGCCAATGTGAGAATGGGCTTGAACCTAGGGTCAGTTGCTCGACATGCATCAATATGA
- the LOC116010055 gene encoding glutamate receptor 2.5-like, whose protein sequence is MAFSILSFPLLFLLPFGLLLIPWCSNAQEKFASAGNSSVTFQVGVVLDLDTDLGRRGIACLYMAHSVFYSVHSKYKTRLDLHVRDSKKNVIDAAAASLHLLKEIKVDAIIGPQKSAQASFVSDLGDRAQVPIISFSATNPSLHHRAPYFIQTAQSDDMEVAAVAAIVKAFKWSQVVIICEDSEYGNGIVHYLSNELQSINARVSGRSVIPLSATDDFILKELYKLVASQTRVFVVHMSHSLGAKLFSEAKKIGMMSDGYAWIITSGLTDLFYLMNSDVRKAMQGVLGVKPLIPKTKRLESFVAGLRKEFFDSNDFKVAEVMSIFDIWAYDTMWALAMAAERVGSKEPQMVSNSPADLNSSDPFHIDISLTGPKLLKAIQNTHFEGLAGNFSLKDGRLKPSSYQILNMVEDGEREVGIWNPNLGITSGTNATLKDVVWPGESAVVPRGWEIPAMGKRLKIALAARPGFPEYINVVRDAQTNSFRFGGYYIDVFSRVMASLPYSVPYDLVPYEKPDGSCPGTYNDLIYDVYSQKYDGAIGDITITANRSQYVDFTLPFDDGGVVSIVPITYEDESGSWTFLKPLKKELWLTSILLFIFTGVAIWILEHRISSAFRGPPSQHVGMMFYFPFSTITFAHRERIVSNLGRLVVVLWMFVVLILNSTYTASLSSMLTAQKLRPATKDVKELIKKGDYVGCFNGSFIFNLLIEMGFEKSKIRTYRYPEDYKDALSDGSKLPRISAFFDVVPYSNLFLSKYCDKYMKVGQTYHTTGFAYVFPKGSPLVANVSRAIIKLTEEGNILDNTRQWLRSDEVCTGPEKTSASTVVALQSFKVLFAIFGGVTGLCLLVFIATYVYKNKDFIQETLSSRTTIWLKIQAIGRHFDQRDLSSHKLERAKDPQEPEGDDSEFTSSHSIEMSNLPRNPPCSRPSSPCALEGNTDEPGNANSSSQHEVANDQPQHR, encoded by the exons ATGGCGTTTTCCATTTTATCATTTCcgcttctttttcttcttccttttggTTTGCTTCTCATTCCCTGGTGCAGCAATGCACAAGAAAAATTTGCCAGTGCTGGTAACAGCTCAGTGACCTTTCAAGTAGGCGTGGTTCTGGATTTGGATACAGATTTAGGGCGTAGAGGAATAGCCTGCTTGTACATGGCTCATTCCGTCTTTTATTCTGTTCATAGCAAATATAAGACAAGGCTGGATCTTCATGTCAGAGACTCCAAGAAAAATGTCATTGATGCTGCTGCTGCCA GTCTCCATTTGTTGAAAGAGATAAAGGTCGATGCAATAATTGGTCCTCAGAAATCTGCACAAGCCAGCTTTGTGAGCGATCTTGGAGACAGAGCTCAAGTCCCTATCATTTCTTTTTCTGCAACAAACCCTTCGCTTCATCACCGGGCTCCTTATTTTATTCAAACAGCCCAAAGTGATGACATGGAGGTTGCTGCTGTTGCTGCCATAGTTAAAGCTTTCAAGTGGAGTCAGGTTGTGATTATATGCGAGGATTCTGAGTATGGTAATGGAATTGTTCATTACCTGTCAAATGAACTCCAAAGCATAAATGCTCGTGTTTCAGGTAGAAGTGTCATTCCCCTTTCTGCCACTGATGATTTTATACTCAAAGAGCTATATAAACTGGTGGCATCACAGACGAGGGTATTTGTGGTGCACATGTCACATTCTCTTGGTGCCAAGCTCTTCTCTGAAGCCAAGAAAATTGGAATGATGAGTGATGGGTATGCATGGATCATCACCAGTGGACTAACAGATTTGTTCTATTTGATGAATTCAGATGTCAGGAAAGCCATGCAGGGTGTATTGGGTGTAAAGCCACTGATTCCCAAAACTAAAAGACTCGAATCTTTTGTAGCGGGGTTGAGAAAGGAGTTTTTCGATAGTAATGACTTCAAAGTGGCTGAGGTTATGAGCATTTTTGATATCTGGGCATATGATACTATGTGGGCATTGGCTATGGCTGCAGAGAGAGTGGGAAGTAAGGAACCTCAAATGGTTTCAAACAGTCCGGCTGATCTCAATTCTTCAGACCCATTTCATATCGACATCTCATTGACAGGTCCTAAACTTCTCAAAGCAATACAGAACACACACTTTGAAGGGCTTGCAGGGAATTTTTCACTTAAAGACGGAAGACTGAAGCCTTCATCATATCAGATACTTAATATGGTCGAAGATGGAGAAAGAGAGGTCGGGATCTGGAACCCAAATCTTGGAATTACTAGTGGAACCAACGCGACTTTAAAAGATGTCGTGTGGCCAGGTGAATCAGCAGTAGTACCCAGGGGATGGGAAATTCCAGCAATGggtaaaagactaaaaattgCTCTGGCTGCAAGGCCTGGTTTTCCAGAGTATATTAATGTTGTAAGAGATGCTCAAACCAATTCCTTCAGATTTGGTGGATATTACATTGATGTTTTCAGTAGAGTCATGGCTTCTTTACCTTATTCTGTGCCATATGATCTTGTTCCCTATGAGAAACCGGATGGTTCATGTCCTGGGACTTACAATGATCTTATATATGATGTGTATTCTCAG AAATATGATGGTGCCATTGGGGATATTACAATCACAGCAAATCGATCACAGTACGTGGACTTCACTTTGCCATTTGATGATGGTGGAGTGGTCAGTATAGTGCCAATCACATATGAAGATGAGAGTGGCTCCTGGACTTTCCTGAAGCCTTTGAAGAAAGAACTATGGCTGACAAGTATACTGCTTTTCATTTTCACCGGTGTGGCTATCTGGATTCTTGAACACAGGATAAGCTCTGCTTTCCGGGGACCCCCTTCTCAGCATGTTGGGATGATGTTTTATTTTCCCTTCTCAACAATAACATTTGCACACA GGGAGAGAATCGTGAGCAACTTGGGCAGGCTGGTTGTGGTGTTGTGGATGTTTGTTGTGCTTATCTTGAACTCAACTTACACCGCGAGCTTATCATCCATGTTAACAGCTCAGAAGCTGCGACCTGCAACGAAAGATGTGAAGGAGTTGATTAAGAAGGGAGATTATGTTGGCTGTTTCAATGGCTCATTCATATTCAATCTGTTGATAGAAATGGGATTTGAGAAATCCAAGATTAGGACTTACAGATACCCAGAAGACTACAAGGATGCCTTATCAGATGGAAGCAAACTCCCCAGAATATCAGCATTTTTTGATGTGGTTCCTTATTCCAATCTCTTCCTATCCAAGTACTGTGACAAGTACATGAAAGTTGGTCAGACCTATCACACTACTGGATTTGCCTAT GTTTTCCCAAAGGGTTCTCCTTTAGTGGCCAACGTTTCTCGTGCCATCATCAAGTTAACAGAAGAAGGCAACATTTTGGATAACACAAGACAGTGGCTGAGAAGCGACGAAGTGTGTACAGGACCAGAGAAAACTTCAGCCTCGACGGTTGTGGCTCTGCAGAGTTTCAAAGTGTTGTTTGCCATCTTTGGGGGAGTTACAGGGCTGTGCCTCCTGGTTTTCATAGCCACATATGTGTACAAGAACAAAGATTTCATTCAAGAAACTTTGAGTTCCAGAACTACAATTTGGCTTAAAATACAGGCAATAGGCAGACACTTTGACCAGAGAGATTTATCCTCTCATAAACTTGAAAGGGCAAAAGACCCCCAAGAACCAGAAGGTGATGACAGTGAATTTACTTCTTCACACTCCATTGAAATGAGCAATCTGCCCAGAAATCCTCCCTGCAGTAGACCTTCTTCGCCCTGTGCACTGGAAGGGAACACCGATGAGCCTGGAAACGCTAACTCAAGCTCACAGCATGAGGTTGCTAATGATCAGCCACAACATAGATAA